Proteins encoded by one window of Salmonirosea aquatica:
- a CDS encoding sulfatase, which yields MKPILFLLSALLVLAAGSPQEAEDQKSGPPNILMIAVDDMNDFIGAMGHPDAITPNLDKLIRRGVLFSNAQCQSPMCSPSRAAIMTGLRPSTTGIYGFIDDDLVKETNAATRRTDMMYQYFKSQGYYTMGVGKLFHEHAPQGQLDESGGRVPGFGPSPARHFHWNKKGTSTDWGAFPLQDEQMPDYKSAQWAIERLGRTYDKPFFLSVGFLRPHVPWYVPQKWFDLYDPDKLHLPPYLKSDREDLPAIALAIDDLPMMPTTDWAIENQQWKNILQGYLASVSFVDHYIGEVLDALEKSPHARNTIVVLWSDHGYRLGEKGTFAKVCLWDRATTAPLIFAGPGLPQNTRIAAPIELFSIYPTLTDLCGLAPAPNLEARSLQPLLKQPRTNWPYPTVTTWGRNNHAIKTKDYRYIRYEDGTEELYLEKSDPNEWQNVADQPQYAPVKARLKKFLPAVNVKWAAASAYDNNEYFIRQKREQSE from the coding sequence ATGAAACCGATTCTTTTTTTACTGTCAGCACTGCTGGTTCTGGCGGCCGGTAGTCCACAGGAAGCCGAGGACCAAAAGTCCGGGCCACCCAATATACTCATGATTGCTGTGGACGACATGAACGATTTTATCGGCGCTATGGGCCATCCCGACGCCATCACGCCCAATCTGGATAAGTTGATTCGTCGGGGCGTGTTATTTTCCAACGCCCAGTGCCAATCGCCTATGTGTAGTCCGTCGAGGGCAGCCATCATGACCGGCCTGCGTCCTTCCACAACGGGAATTTATGGTTTTATCGACGATGACCTGGTCAAGGAAACCAACGCGGCTACCCGGCGTACGGATATGATGTACCAGTACTTTAAGTCGCAGGGCTACTATACTATGGGCGTCGGCAAGCTTTTCCATGAGCATGCTCCCCAAGGTCAGCTGGACGAAAGCGGCGGGCGCGTACCGGGCTTCGGTCCTTCGCCAGCCCGGCACTTCCACTGGAACAAAAAGGGTACCTCTACGGATTGGGGCGCTTTTCCGCTGCAGGATGAGCAGATGCCCGACTATAAGTCGGCGCAGTGGGCCATCGAGCGGCTTGGCCGGACCTACGATAAGCCGTTCTTTCTCTCGGTAGGTTTTCTGAGGCCGCACGTACCTTGGTACGTACCTCAGAAGTGGTTCGATCTGTATGATCCGGATAAACTGCATTTGCCACCCTACCTGAAATCGGACCGGGAGGACCTGCCCGCCATAGCCCTGGCCATCGACGACCTGCCCATGATGCCCACTACCGACTGGGCCATCGAAAACCAGCAGTGGAAGAATATTCTTCAGGGGTACCTGGCCAGTGTTTCGTTCGTGGATCATTACATCGGTGAGGTACTGGATGCGCTGGAAAAGAGTCCACACGCCCGGAATACTATCGTCGTGCTTTGGTCGGATCATGGGTACCGGCTGGGTGAGAAAGGTACCTTCGCCAAAGTGTGCCTGTGGGACCGGGCCACCACGGCCCCGTTAATTTTCGCCGGTCCTGGCTTGCCACAAAACACCCGCATTGCTGCGCCCATTGAGCTCTTTTCCATTTATCCCACCCTCACGGACCTGTGCGGACTGGCTCCCGCCCCAAATCTCGAGGCCCGCAGCCTGCAACCGTTGTTGAAACAGCCCCGGACCAATTGGCCGTATCCTACCGTTACAACCTGGGGCCGGAATAATCATGCGATAAAAACCAAAGATTATCGCTACATCCGCTACGAAGACGGGACCGAGGAACTGTACCTGGAGAAAAGCGATCCGAACGAATGGCAGAATGTAGCCGACCAACCCCAATACGCCCCGGTGAAAGCTCGGCTCAAAAAGTTTTTACCCGCGGTGAATGTCAAATGGGCGGCCGCTTCTGCCTACGACAATAACGAGTACTTCATCCGGCAAAAACGCGAACAGAGCGAATAG
- a CDS encoding PadR family transcriptional regulator — MERTYLGEFEEIVLLTAAVLALQNDAYGVAITHEIIEETGRSVRLNQVHAALQRLEDKGMVKSHMGEPTPERGGRRKRLFNITAYGQRTLRDIQAVRESLWSRMQVPFHPALNL, encoded by the coding sequence ATGGAACGGACATATCTGGGCGAATTTGAAGAAATAGTACTATTGACAGCGGCGGTGCTGGCCTTGCAAAACGATGCTTACGGTGTTGCGATTACCCACGAGATTATCGAGGAAACGGGCCGCTCGGTCCGGTTGAATCAGGTGCATGCGGCCCTGCAAAGGTTGGAAGACAAAGGCATGGTGAAATCGCACATGGGCGAACCAACGCCCGAGCGCGGTGGCCGACGCAAGCGGCTGTTCAATATCACGGCCTACGGGCAGCGTACCCTTCGGGATATTCAGGCCGTCCGCGAAAGCCTTTGGAGCCGTATGCAGGTACCCTTCCATCCAGCCTTAAACCTATGA
- a CDS encoding ABC transporter permease: MNTPKPPRLADRLLEWLVGPHLLESLLGDLHEEFDYQVGRVGEKRARWRYWREVLGFVKPRFIRGPKSIHSTPNPTDMLRNYLKIALRGLVKNKAYSAINIGGLAVGMAVAMLIGLWVWDELTYDHYHENHDRIAQVWQSRTSNGEITTRITVPRPLEMSLRNEYSDYFDHIVMSSWTLRGVVAYGNTQLVKEGNYMQPAAPEMLSLEILAGQKDGLQEINSIMLAASTAKGLFGDEDPIGKIVRFDNEHNLKVTGIFADIPASDSFNETTFIIPWEHLVANTEWIRNAADQWGNNSFRLFVQLADNATMSEVSAKIKDIKLKANPELADQNPQFLLLPMNDWHLRSTFENGVQSGGGFENVWLFGFIGAFVLLLACINFMNLSTARSEKRAREVGIRKAVGSVRSQLVSQFLSESFLVVGLAFWIAVLLVLLSIPAFNTLADKQITFPWENLYFWGISLFFIVVTAMLSGSYPALYLSSFQPVKVLKGTFRVGRYAALPRKVLVVLQFTVSVALIIGTVTVFRQVQFTKNRPIGYDRAGLVQIPLTEGAFGGKYAFIRNELINSGAVVDMSATSNPTTEVYYGRGGFKWAGMPDDFQASFSWIWVSPDYVKSLGMKIIAGRDFSPDFPSDSNAILLNKTAVEYMGLSDPVGTTLREEGGRGMKVIGIVDDIVMDSPYEPVKPSVYDFNRGPVRFYHLRLTPNQSASRSIATVESVFKKNFPQLPFEYKFVDEEYAAKFAAEERIGKLAGMFTLLAILISCLGLFGLASYVAEQRTKEIGIRKVLGASVASLWRLLSKDFVFLVLIALLIAVPLAWYFMEGWLQKYTYRTELSWWIFAVSGAGAVALTLFTVSFQSIKAALMNPVKSLRSE; encoded by the coding sequence ATGAACACCCCCAAACCCCCGCGCCTGGCCGACCGCCTGCTGGAATGGCTGGTGGGCCCACACCTGCTGGAATCCCTGCTGGGCGACCTGCACGAGGAATTCGACTACCAAGTCGGACGGGTTGGGGAAAAACGGGCCCGCTGGCGCTATTGGCGCGAGGTACTGGGTTTTGTCAAACCCCGCTTCATCCGCGGACCTAAATCCATTCATTCAACCCCAAACCCTACAGACATGCTACGCAATTATTTGAAAATCGCCCTGAGGGGCCTGGTTAAGAACAAAGCCTACTCGGCTATCAACATTGGTGGATTGGCCGTAGGTATGGCCGTCGCGATGCTCATCGGCCTTTGGGTGTGGGATGAATTGACGTACGACCATTACCATGAAAACCACGACCGTATCGCGCAAGTATGGCAGAGCCGCACTAGCAATGGCGAAATAACAACGCGCATCACCGTACCGAGACCGCTGGAAATGTCGTTGCGCAATGAGTATTCCGACTATTTCGACCATATCGTGATGAGTAGCTGGACGCTACGCGGAGTCGTAGCGTATGGCAATACACAATTAGTGAAAGAAGGCAACTATATGCAACCTGCCGCTCCCGAGATGCTGAGTCTGGAAATCCTGGCGGGTCAAAAGGACGGCTTACAGGAGATTAACTCGATCATGCTGGCAGCTTCCACGGCGAAGGGGCTTTTTGGCGATGAAGACCCGATTGGGAAGATCGTGAGGTTCGACAACGAGCATAACTTGAAAGTGACGGGCATTTTTGCCGATATTCCAGCCAGCGATTCTTTCAACGAAACTACCTTTATCATTCCCTGGGAGCATCTAGTGGCCAATACCGAATGGATAAGGAACGCTGCTGACCAATGGGGTAATAATTCGTTCCGGCTATTTGTGCAGCTTGCCGATAATGCGACAATGTCGGAAGTAAGTGCCAAGATAAAAGATATAAAATTAAAGGCTAATCCCGAACTCGCTGACCAAAATCCGCAGTTCCTCCTACTGCCGATGAACGACTGGCATCTGAGATCCACATTCGAGAACGGTGTGCAGTCGGGTGGGGGATTTGAAAACGTCTGGCTGTTCGGATTCATCGGGGCGTTTGTCCTGTTGCTGGCTTGCATCAATTTTATGAATCTCAGCACTGCCCGTTCCGAGAAACGTGCGCGGGAAGTCGGCATCCGCAAGGCGGTGGGGTCAGTACGTTCGCAGTTGGTGAGCCAGTTTCTGAGTGAATCGTTTCTGGTGGTCGGACTAGCGTTTTGGATCGCTGTGCTGCTGGTACTTCTTTCTATTCCTGCTTTCAATACTTTGGCGGACAAACAAATTACTTTTCCCTGGGAAAATCTTTATTTCTGGGGTATTTCCTTGTTCTTCATTGTTGTCACGGCGATGCTGTCCGGCAGCTACCCGGCTTTGTACCTATCCTCTTTCCAGCCCGTAAAAGTCTTGAAGGGTACTTTTAGAGTAGGTCGCTACGCTGCTTTACCACGCAAAGTGCTGGTCGTGCTGCAATTCACGGTGTCGGTGGCTTTGATTATAGGCACGGTGACGGTTTTCAGGCAAGTTCAGTTTACCAAAAACCGTCCCATCGGCTATGACCGTGCCGGACTGGTGCAAATCCCGTTGACTGAGGGCGCATTCGGTGGAAAATATGCCTTCATCCGCAACGAACTCATTAATTCTGGGGCTGTCGTAGATATGTCCGCGACCAGCAACCCGACGACGGAGGTATACTATGGTCGCGGCGGCTTCAAGTGGGCAGGCATGCCGGACGATTTTCAGGCTAGTTTCTCCTGGATCTGGGTTTCGCCCGACTATGTTAAATCGCTTGGCATGAAAATTATCGCAGGCCGGGACTTTTCGCCTGACTTCCCATCCGACTCCAACGCAATACTGCTGAACAAAACTGCTGTGGAATACATGGGGCTTTCAGACCCGGTCGGTACAACACTACGGGAAGAGGGCGGCAGGGGGATGAAAGTGATTGGTATCGTGGACGACATAGTGATGGACTCTCCCTACGAACCTGTTAAGCCCTCAGTGTATGATTTTAACAGGGGGCCTGTCCGCTTTTACCATCTCCGACTCACTCCCAATCAAAGTGCCAGCAGAAGCATCGCTACTGTCGAAAGCGTTTTCAAGAAAAACTTCCCTCAATTACCTTTCGAGTACAAGTTTGTGGATGAAGAATACGCTGCCAAATTTGCCGCCGAGGAGCGCATTGGGAAGCTGGCAGGGATGTTCACCCTGCTTGCCATTCTGATCAGTTGCCTGGGGCTGTTCGGCCTGGCCTCCTACGTGGCCGAGCAACGCACCAAAGAAATCGGCATCCGCAAGGTACTTGGTGCGAGCGTGGCCAGTTTGTGGCGGCTGCTGTCGAAAGATTTTGTGTTTCTGGTGCTCATCGCCCTACTAATCGCCGTGCCGCTGGCCTGGTATTTCATGGAGGGGTGGCTGCAGAAGTACACCTATCGCACAGAATTATCCTGGTGGATTTTTGCGGTTTCGGGTGCGGGAGCAGTAGCCCTTACGCTATTCACTGTGAGCTTTCAGAGCATTAAAGCCGCTCTGATGAACCCTGTCAAATCACTTCGTTCGGAATAA
- a CDS encoding ABC transporter permease — MKPVPPRLADRLLQWLVAPQLLESLLGDLHEEFDYQVGRVGEKRARWRYWREVLGFVKPRFIRRPKSIYSTPNTTDMLRNYLTVAFRNLWHHKAFTAINMVGLAVGLATCLLIILFVHHELSYDRYHAHADRIYRMTLYGHVDEKDMQLAYAPGPAGQALLRDCPGIEMVTRLRKEGDFLVKNGRDVIKEKHVAFVDSNFFSVFTIPMLKGHRTKALVEPNTLVLTETSARKYFGQANPIGKTLTMGHLGVFRITGVCADVPSNTHFQYDMFASLPSVKTGSKWMASGAYTYLRLRDGYPIGQVEAVSQGFLNKYMASEIKEFFGITLDDFLQKGNRFGFMFQPLTDIHLHSNLDDELEANSESRYLYIFSAIALFILLLACINFMNLSTAGSVGRSKEVGIRKVLGSIRKQLINQFLAESILVTFLALGLALVLVIFLLPSFNELAGKHFTYRAVISGRMLPGIVLACLAIGLLAGSYPAFVLSSFRPIAVLKGGLSAGPRSGWLRSTLVTVQFVVSITMIVATIVANQQLHFIQHKKLGFDKEQLLILHDTYVMGPKLNAFKEELSKMASINRVAMAGFLPAGASNQSVDGIQVRNGSQVKTYRNKGYYVDEDYLPTLGIRLVQGRNFAGTSPAEESKVLINEAAVLAYGFTNPIGEQISIIGDGTEGSKRTYTVVGVVKNFHFESMRQHIAPLVVFYGHENGQLALRIQTSDISGLLHTIEQRWKAQTDSPFEYSFLDERFNTIYQSEQRLSRLVGIFAGLAVLIACLGLFGLAALTTHQRTKEIGVRKVLGASITSVVVLLSKDFLRLVILALIIASPLAWYAMSRWLQGFAYRIDLAWWYFALAGLLAVGIALLTVSFQSVRAALMNPVKSLRSE; from the coding sequence ATGAAGCCTGTTCCACCCCGCCTGGCTGACCGCCTGCTGCAATGGCTGGTAGCGCCGCAACTGCTGGAATCCCTGCTGGGCGACCTGCACGAGGAGTTCGACTACCAAGTCGGACGGGTTGGGGAAAAACGGGCCCGCTGGCGCTACTGGCGCGAGGTACTGGGATTTGTCAAACCCCGCTTCATCCGCCGACCCAAATCCATTTACTCAACCCCAAACACTACGGATATGCTACGCAATTATCTGACTGTCGCTTTTCGAAATCTGTGGCATCATAAGGCTTTCACAGCGATCAACATGGTTGGTTTAGCTGTGGGGTTGGCCACCTGCCTGCTGATTATTCTCTTCGTGCACCACGAATTGAGTTATGATCGCTATCATGCCCACGCCGACCGCATTTACCGAATGACCTTGTATGGCCATGTGGATGAAAAAGACATGCAACTGGCCTATGCTCCCGGACCGGCCGGGCAAGCGCTGCTGCGCGACTGTCCGGGCATAGAAATGGTAACCCGACTCCGTAAGGAGGGCGATTTTTTGGTTAAGAACGGCCGCGATGTCATCAAAGAAAAACACGTGGCTTTTGTCGATTCCAATTTCTTCTCGGTTTTCACAATTCCGATGCTGAAAGGCCACCGGACGAAAGCCCTGGTCGAGCCGAACACGCTGGTGCTTACCGAAACAAGCGCCCGGAAATATTTTGGCCAGGCCAATCCGATCGGCAAAACGCTCACGATGGGTCATCTGGGAGTTTTTCGAATAACCGGCGTCTGCGCCGACGTGCCTTCCAATACACATTTTCAGTACGATATGTTTGCCTCCCTTCCTTCGGTTAAGACAGGCAGTAAATGGATGGCTAGTGGAGCGTATACGTATCTGCGGCTTCGGGATGGCTACCCTATCGGTCAGGTAGAGGCAGTCAGTCAGGGGTTTCTAAATAAATACATGGCCTCGGAAATTAAGGAGTTCTTCGGAATTACCCTGGATGATTTTTTGCAAAAAGGCAATCGGTTTGGCTTTATGTTCCAACCTCTGACCGACATTCACCTGCATTCCAATCTGGACGATGAGCTGGAGGCCAACAGTGAAAGTAGATATCTTTATATTTTTTCGGCTATTGCCCTGTTTATTCTCCTGCTGGCCTGCATTAATTTCATGAATTTAAGCACTGCCGGATCGGTCGGGCGTTCGAAAGAAGTGGGCATTCGTAAAGTGCTCGGTTCCATTCGGAAGCAGTTAATCAATCAATTCCTGGCCGAGTCGATTCTGGTAACGTTTCTGGCGCTGGGCCTGGCCCTGGTACTCGTCATATTTCTACTGCCGAGCTTCAATGAACTGGCCGGCAAACACTTCACGTACCGTGCAGTCATCAGTGGCAGGATGCTGCCGGGCATCGTGCTGGCCTGTCTGGCGATTGGCCTATTGGCGGGCAGCTATCCCGCTTTTGTGCTGTCGTCGTTCCGTCCAATAGCGGTTTTGAAAGGCGGTTTGTCAGCCGGCCCACGAAGTGGCTGGTTACGAAGCACGTTGGTTACGGTTCAGTTTGTAGTGTCGATTACCATGATTGTTGCCACCATCGTGGCCAACCAGCAGCTCCATTTCATTCAGCATAAAAAGCTTGGTTTTGACAAAGAACAATTGCTTATCCTGCACGATACGTACGTAATGGGGCCAAAACTGAATGCCTTTAAGGAAGAACTATCCAAAATGGCCTCGATCAACCGGGTAGCAATGGCGGGTTTCCTGCCGGCTGGAGCATCCAACCAAAGTGTCGATGGGATTCAGGTTCGAAACGGTTCACAGGTCAAGACGTACCGAAACAAAGGGTATTATGTCGATGAAGATTATTTACCTACGCTAGGCATTCGACTGGTACAGGGACGAAATTTTGCGGGGACATCTCCTGCCGAAGAGTCGAAAGTCCTGATTAACGAAGCGGCGGTCCTAGCCTATGGCTTCACAAATCCCATCGGGGAACAGATTTCCATAATCGGCGATGGCACTGAGGGCAGCAAACGTACCTACACGGTCGTGGGCGTTGTAAAGAATTTTCATTTCGAATCGATGCGGCAGCACATAGCTCCTCTGGTCGTGTTTTATGGTCACGAGAATGGGCAGTTGGCTTTACGTATCCAAACGAGCGATATAAGCGGCCTCCTGCATACGATTGAGCAGCGATGGAAAGCGCAGACCGACAGTCCGTTTGAGTATTCCTTTCTGGACGAACGCTTCAACACCATCTACCAGTCCGAACAACGTCTTAGCCGACTGGTGGGTATTTTTGCCGGCTTAGCCGTACTGATTGCCTGCTTGGGTTTGTTCGGACTGGCAGCACTAACAACCCATCAGCGGACAAAGGAAATTGGCGTGCGTAAAGTCCTGGGCGCATCGATTACCAGTGTGGTAGTACTATTGTCGAAAGATTTTTTGAGGCTGGTTATTCTTGCCCTGATCATTGCCTCTCCCCTGGCCTGGTACGCCATGAGTCGCTGGCTGCAGGGCTTTGCCTACAGGATCGACCTGGCGTGGTGGTACTTTGCGCTGGCTGGCCTTCTGGCGGTGGGCATTGCCCTGCTGACAGTCAGCTTCCAGAGCGTCAGGGCTGCGTTGATGAACCCGGTGAAGAGCCTGCGCAGCGAATAG
- a CDS encoding alpha/beta hydrolase family protein encodes MKNLVVLVFALALGQVSRAQDKSSSSLEQQVADLQRQVEGMKHSFDNLDKAIDDVSWHQRLADVAYVDKVIITGPPPAVVKNPTGQGAKNPVRFSSYVFIPAKLDLKKKYPLLVLPHGGVHSNFNTAYAHIIHELVAQEYIVVAPEYRGSTGYGAGFYRMIDYGGLEVEDVNASRDYILKNYDFVDKDRVGILGWSHGGMITLLNLFEHPDDYQVGYAGVPVSDLIARMGYKSQGYRDMYSADYHIGKSADQNVNEYRRRSPAWNAHKLKTPLLIHTNTIDEDVNVLEVEHLIKSLKAEGKKFEYEIYQEIPGGHTFDRIDNFGAKEIRLKVYEFLAQYLKPNKRFKNVNELIMTGYFPKQ; translated from the coding sequence ATGAAAAATCTAGTCGTACTCGTTTTTGCCCTGGCGCTGGGTCAGGTCAGCCGGGCTCAGGACAAATCCTCGTCTTCCCTCGAACAACAGGTAGCCGATTTACAACGGCAGGTGGAAGGCATGAAGCATAGCTTTGACAACCTGGACAAGGCCATCGACGACGTATCCTGGCACCAGCGGCTCGCCGATGTAGCCTATGTAGATAAAGTAATCATTACGGGTCCGCCCCCGGCGGTCGTAAAAAATCCGACGGGTCAGGGAGCCAAAAACCCAGTCCGGTTTTCTTCCTATGTCTTTATACCCGCCAAGCTGGACCTTAAAAAGAAGTACCCCTTACTGGTACTTCCACACGGTGGGGTACATAGTAATTTCAACACGGCCTATGCGCACATCATCCACGAACTTGTGGCGCAGGAATATATCGTGGTAGCGCCCGAGTACCGGGGCAGTACGGGCTACGGCGCGGGATTTTACCGGATGATCGACTACGGCGGACTGGAAGTGGAAGACGTGAACGCCAGCCGGGATTACATCCTGAAAAACTACGATTTTGTCGACAAGGACCGGGTCGGAATTCTTGGATGGAGCCACGGCGGCATGATCACCCTGCTCAACCTTTTCGAACATCCTGACGATTACCAGGTAGGTTACGCCGGGGTACCCGTGAGTGATCTGATTGCCCGCATGGGATATAAAAGTCAGGGATACCGCGACATGTACTCCGCTGATTATCATATTGGTAAATCGGCAGACCAAAACGTGAATGAATACCGCCGCCGCTCACCAGCCTGGAACGCGCACAAATTAAAAACACCGCTGTTGATTCATACCAATACCATCGATGAAGATGTAAACGTGCTGGAGGTAGAGCACCTGATCAAATCCTTAAAAGCGGAGGGCAAAAAATTCGAGTACGAGATCTATCAGGAAATACCCGGCGGCCACACCTTCGATCGCATCGATAATTTCGGAGCCAAGGAGATAAGGCTTAAAGTATACGAGTTTCTGGCTCAGTACCTAAAACCCAACAAGCGGTTCAAGAATGTGAATGAATTGATCATGACAGGGTACTTTCCCAAACAGTAG
- a CDS encoding M14 family metallopeptidase, giving the protein MRRQIFTFFLLLPYASAFAQNIPTPKEHFGFAIGDDYHLTNFTQTERYFKKLAAASDRMKLTTIGQTEEGRNQYMFIVSSPENLKNLARYKEISQKLAHAENLTEAEARALANEGKAIVWIDGGLHATETVGIHQLIETAWNLASRKDPETLNILDNVIILLTHANPDGQELVSNWYMRDSDPKKRSLEFLPRLYQKYIGHDNNRDFYIMNMKESQNMGRQLFVEWIPQVMYNHHQRGPAGSVLAGPPYRDPFNYVFDPLMMTGIDALGAAMYNRLNAEDKPGFTRHDGSTFSTWYNGGLRTTTHFHNMIGLLTEIIGNPTPDTIPLVPERLIPNNNTPNPVLPQPWHFRQSIDYSLSLNWAVLDYAARHHDQLLYNIYHMGRSSIERGSKDYWTPYPSRIAAITEAINADKKDMRTAQSPSLSYYDAVLKDPKLRDPRGYVIPADQTDFPTAVTFVNALIKTGIQVHKATSPFTLAGKNYSSGSYIVKSAQAFRPHILDMFEPQDYPNDFQYQGGPPVRPYDAAGWTLAYQMGVKFDRQLDDFTGPFEVIPYGEIQRSQGTMPTARTSNGYELSAGSNNSFVAVNDLLAAGIGISRLTAPGPNQGDFYVLASAKATTILEKSARELGLKVEAVAKKPAATSLAAVKPRRIALWDGYGGSMPSGWVRWIMEQYHFPIRQLFAKEIDAGDLRQKYDVIVFVTRAIPGVTGQSVGRGYSRREPKEEEIPAEYHATMGSISAGKSIPQLKKFLEAGGTIVTIGSSANLAFQLGLPVRDALVEMTSAGKERPLPGEKYYIPGSILQVEVDTTQRAAWGMNAKTDVYFDDSPVFTISPDALSKGTIKPLAWFPTDKPLRSGWAWGQAYLQGGVTAFEASVGAGKLYVYGPEITFRAQSHGTFKLMFNQLYSTAD; this is encoded by the coding sequence ATGCGCCGACAAATCTTTACCTTCTTTTTACTGCTGCCATATGCCAGCGCTTTTGCCCAGAACATTCCCACTCCCAAAGAACATTTCGGCTTTGCCATCGGCGACGATTACCATCTGACCAACTTCACCCAAACCGAACGCTATTTCAAGAAACTGGCGGCGGCTTCCGACCGCATGAAACTCACGACCATCGGACAGACGGAAGAAGGCCGGAATCAGTACATGTTTATCGTTTCTTCGCCCGAAAATCTTAAAAACCTGGCGCGATACAAGGAAATCTCCCAAAAACTGGCCCATGCCGAAAACCTAACCGAGGCCGAAGCCAGGGCCCTGGCCAATGAGGGCAAGGCCATCGTATGGATCGACGGCGGACTGCACGCGACCGAGACAGTGGGCATTCACCAGCTGATCGAAACGGCTTGGAATCTGGCTAGCCGAAAAGATCCCGAAACGCTGAACATTCTGGATAATGTAATCATACTGTTGACTCACGCCAATCCGGACGGTCAGGAACTGGTGAGCAACTGGTACATGCGCGACTCGGACCCCAAGAAACGTTCGCTCGAATTTTTGCCCCGTCTTTACCAGAAGTACATCGGGCACGACAACAACCGGGATTTCTACATCATGAATATGAAGGAATCCCAAAACATGGGGCGCCAGCTTTTTGTTGAATGGATTCCGCAGGTCATGTATAATCACCACCAGCGCGGTCCGGCGGGCTCGGTACTGGCGGGTCCGCCCTACCGCGACCCGTTCAACTACGTGTTCGATCCCCTGATGATGACGGGTATCGATGCCCTCGGGGCCGCGATGTACAACCGGTTGAATGCGGAAGACAAGCCGGGATTTACCCGCCACGATGGCTCAACTTTTTCGACCTGGTACAACGGCGGCCTGCGTACCACTACCCATTTTCACAACATGATCGGCCTGCTGACCGAAATCATTGGCAATCCTACCCCCGATACCATTCCGTTGGTCCCTGAGCGTCTGATTCCCAACAATAACACGCCCAACCCGGTGCTACCCCAACCCTGGCATTTCCGGCAATCCATCGACTATTCCCTGTCACTGAACTGGGCGGTGCTTGACTACGCTGCGCGCCATCACGATCAGCTTTTATACAATATCTACCACATGGGGCGCAGCTCCATCGAACGAGGCAGTAAGGACTACTGGACCCCTTACCCCAGCCGGATTGCTGCCATCACCGAGGCCATCAATGCCGATAAGAAAGATATGCGAACTGCGCAGTCTCCGTCACTGAGTTATTACGATGCCGTGCTGAAAGATCCCAAACTCCGCGACCCGAGAGGGTACGTGATTCCAGCGGATCAGACCGATTTTCCCACCGCCGTGACATTTGTCAATGCCCTGATCAAAACGGGTATTCAGGTTCATAAAGCCACCTCTCCTTTTACCCTAGCCGGAAAAAATTATTCGTCGGGCTCCTACATCGTTAAGTCAGCCCAGGCCTTCCGTCCGCACATTCTGGATATGTTCGAGCCGCAGGATTACCCCAACGATTTTCAGTATCAGGGCGGTCCGCCGGTACGTCCCTACGATGCGGCTGGCTGGACATTGGCTTACCAAATGGGCGTGAAGTTCGACCGGCAGCTCGATGATTTTACGGGACCCTTCGAGGTGATTCCGTACGGGGAAATTCAAAGGTCACAGGGTACCATGCCGACCGCCAGAACCAGCAACGGCTACGAGCTAAGCGCCGGAAGCAACAATTCGTTCGTGGCCGTAAATGACCTGCTGGCTGCCGGAATTGGGATCAGTCGCCTCACGGCTCCCGGGCCGAATCAGGGCGATTTTTATGTGCTGGCGAGCGCCAAAGCCACCACCATCCTGGAAAAATCGGCCAGGGAACTTGGCCTTAAGGTGGAGGCTGTGGCTAAAAAACCCGCTGCAACTTCCTTAGCAGCAGTCAAACCCCGCCGTATTGCCCTCTGGGACGGCTACGGCGGTTCAATGCCTTCGGGCTGGGTACGGTGGATTATGGAACAATATCATTTTCCGATCCGGCAATTATTTGCTAAGGAAATCGACGCGGGCGATCTGCGCCAAAAATACGATGTCATTGTGTTTGTGACCCGCGCCATTCCGGGAGTTACGGGCCAGTCGGTTGGGCGGGGATACTCCCGTCGTGAGCCCAAGGAAGAGGAAATCCCGGCCGAATACCATGCGACTATGGGGAGTATCTCCGCCGGAAAATCCATTCCCCAACTGAAAAAATTTCTGGAAGCGGGCGGTACCATCGTCACCATCGGGAGCAGCGCCAATCTGGCTTTTCAGCTGGGACTACCCGTGCGTGACGCGCTGGTAGAGATGACCAGCGCTGGAAAAGAGCGGCCGCTGCCCGGTGAAAAGTACTACATTCCGGGTAGCATCCTGCAGGTAGAAGTCGACACCACCCAACGCGCTGCCTGGGGTATGAATGCCAAAACGGATGTGTACTTTGACGACAGTCCGGTTTTCACGATTTCGCCCGATGCCCTGTCCAAAGGTACCATCAAGCCGCTGGCCTGGTTCCCGACCGACAAGCCGCTGCGTAGCGGCTGGGCCTGGGGGCAGGCCTACCTTCAGGGCGGCGTAACGGCCTTTGAAGCCTCGGTGGGTGCGGGCAAACTGTACGTCTACGGTCCGGAGATTACCTTCCGCGCTCAGTCGCACGGTACCTTCAAGCTCATGTTCAATCAACTGTACTCCACGGCCGATTAA